In Lolium rigidum isolate FL_2022 chromosome 7, APGP_CSIRO_Lrig_0.1, whole genome shotgun sequence, the DNA window TATGGGTGAATTATTCACCTCTGTCATTGCAATTCATGTGGCTGTATATGGTTTCTTTAACCAAACTGTCTACCGAGAAGAGTGATGTAAGAAGGGTGGGGGTGCATCAGGCTTAGGTGAACCTTGTGGGGAGACACTACCGAGCAATTAATATGGGAAAATCTAGAAAGTTTGGTGGATAATATCTAGCTGAATGGTGAGCCTAATAGAGTGCATTGGAACATTGGAACCTCTTGTCAGTTTAAAGTTACATAGTCGTCATGCAAGCAGGTGGTGGTGGTGTAATCTGCAAAGTCTCAGGATTGTGATGCCCTTCGATAGCGCCGTGGCACTCCTCAATGCAATGTTTATGCCCGTCTTCCTGGTGATGGTCGTCATGCGAGCACGCCCGGTTGTGCTTCTCAAGTGCACCTGTAACCCACTCCCTCCTCcttgttgtgtttgtgtgttggtgtgttgtttttgttttgtctTACCTCAAGTTCCCCTATGTAAAACTCTGGTTCACTTAAACACATCTTGTAATAGACTGCATAGTCTTATATGCAAAAATGAATAGAATTCAGGTGGAGGATCTTCTCCCTCCCCAGTGACTATTCAAAAGAAGTTTAAAGTTAGAAAGGCCTATATTTATGTCTTAGGTCGAATGGAGGTTTCCCCTACAATTTTCTTTTTAGAAAATCAAACTCTCTCTGGAAGACAAAATTTCCATGTGGCCGATGCGAAGTAATAGTGTCCTTACCAAAGACAACTTGGAAATGATATGTTGGACATGCAATGAGAAGTGTCACTTATGAGCACACATAAGGAAATAGTTGATCATCTTGTGTTTCAGTGTTCGTTAGCCAAGCTGGTTTGGCAAGTTGTTATGTGAGCTTTGGGCCTGGTTAGACCACCAAAAAAGTGCAATAGACAAGGAGACTGGATCTTCTATTTTTCAATTTCTCAAGGAAAGCTGGTGCTCAGTTGGTGCCACAACAATCCGTTGgactatttgggaaacaagaaatgATGcttgttttcacaaatatttcatTCAGATGATCTAGCAAGGTGTGATCTACTATCTCTGTAACATGATTAACTCTTGGGAGATATTGTATAAAAGCCAAGGACTAAGAAAATCTTGCGGAGATTGTGCAGCTGATCAAGATGGTGATCGGTGAGGTGTATTCAAGATCAAACGGATGGGCTACGGTTATTTTTTACGATATTGATGAGTTAATTTTGTCAGTTAGTTAACTCCCTCTTTATGTTTTCCTTGATTATGTTCTAGTCTCAGTTGTTGACAATTTGGCCCGTTGCTTCTTTTTGTTCATTTCTTTATTTTCCcctttttgttcttgtttttttTGCAAACTAAATATAAACAGGACAATTTTTCTAATGAAAATTGGCGAGGGATCGAGGGCTCATTTGGTAAAGAAAAATAATCACAATTCATTAATATTAGAGAACGGAGGCACACAGTTTTGTATGTGGTAATACCGACAAAAAAATATTACAGATgttatatactacctccattctgAAATATACTAATTTTGACGACGTAGGCTTAGCCTAATGACCAGAGTTCAATCCCTGTCGGGGATGAATTactggaattgtcacgccaagtcccgctacTACTATATCAATAGTGTTCTAGATCCTCCTAGACACTGTTTCATTTAATTTTGTCGACGTGGGGTTAGCGCAGtgtttggggtcgcagtggcgcaccctaacgaccagagttcaatccctgtcagggacgaattACTGGAATTTTCACGCCaaatcccgcttctactatatcaatagtgttctagttcctcctagacacggtttcatttcTTTTTCAAATATACTAATTTAGCCTTCTAAAAAACATATATCTCGGAACAGAGGTAATATCTTTGATGGTCCACATGTCATATgcaataaatatatatatttatctaaTATTAATCAAGTGACCAATTGGTAAACTATGGGCATGAAATGGTACCCTGCCCAACCCTAATTAGACGCATAACCTATCTATGTGGTTCGGATATCCATGTATATCCAAACCTATGCTTCCGCGTGAACTTTGAGGGGATACAATTCGCAAAATTAATCTTTGGAGGAATACAAATCTACTCTTTCCGTCCCACGAAGAATATCTTAGATTTGTTAAAACTTAGATGCATCTggacactaaatagcatctagatacatctattttttgaGAACTCTCAGACATTCTTtgttggacggagggagtaaaactAATTCAGTAACAATTTGGAAGAAGTGCATTTCCATTCATTCACATGCAGCACGGTCAATATCTTGGTCCATCCAAGTACAAAGAAGAAAACAAAAGGCAATCCAAATCGTACGCGGAAGGATCTACTAAGCTGCTCCGATCCGAAATAAGACGGAGCAATCCTAGCCGTGGCAATTGCTACTCCACAGCAAAACATGGCGTAGCAGCAGCCCACGGCTCCTCTTCTCATCGTGCCGACGGAACAAACGACGGGCCTCGTatccaggccacgccgccctagtcatTGCAGGTCGGAGCAAATGAGCTGCTGCATGCACTTGAAGGACCTCTGGTAGCTGACGAAGCCCATGAACCAGAACTCGAAGCCGTCCACGGTGGAGACGTGGATGTACTTCTCGTCGGGCCTCTCGAGGTTCTCGCTCGGCCGCACCTTGCCGATCCTCTTGAGCGGGACGACCACCTTGTAGGAGACCCGCGCGACGTCGCCGGTCGGGGAGGTGACGGCGACGGGGCGGTCGCTGCGGAAGGCGACCTTCCTGGTGGAGACGAAGAGCATCCCGGCGATGGGCCCGCCGGTGGTGTAGAGGTAGCACTGCAGCGCCTTGACCAGCCGCTCGCCCTTGTCGGCCGGGAAGGCCTTCCGGAAGACGCGGTCGACCCCGCCGGCGCGCAGGATCTTGGCCCCCAGGCTCAGCTTCCCCTTGACGGTCTCGGAAATCTTGGGGCCCAGAGTCACTGCATATACGGTGAACCATGAACGTTAGAACAAGCTACTAGGTTCAATTAGGTCCACAAGCCGCAACTGAAATTGCTACTCACCATGCTCACGGAAGCCTTGTGCCCTCCTGCTCAGGTTGCTCACCCAGTGGACGACTTGACCCTTGCTGCCTGCAGAATTAACATAAGCATCAGTATGGGCTAGTTATCAACTGTTTACATtcacctagctagctagctagcgaggtgttgcatgcatgcatgatcggaaCTTACTGTGCTTGTAGCCGAAAGAAGTGTAGGGGCTGGGGTGCGTCAAGGAGACAGCAAGGTGATCCTTGGCTGGCACCTTCTCCTCTATGCCATAGGCCTTGGAGGTCACCGGGACTCCCACGACATGGCCGCCGCTGCTCGACTTCATCTTGGCTGCAAACTGAGGTGAACGAAGAGCGAGTGAGCGAGCGAGGGCGTACGCTGGCTAAGCTGCGCTGCTGTGGTGAATGGTGATGGAGTAAACTTAGCGAGTAAGGTATCGGGGATTGGTACCGGAGTGCAGCGGTCGAGGGGAGGCTTTATAAGCGCAGGGATGGTGGATCCTTTTGACAAAGGCAGTTGCTCTGCGGAGTCAGCATGCGGGCCGGCCGAGTCACCGGTGTATCAGACCACGTTCTTGCGTGGCCGCGTCATCCGTTACCTAGTCCGCTAGCTTTCTGGAGAGGCGGAGAGGCAGCCGCTTGGCCTTGGCCCTTCCGTGTGAGGGCCAGGTGCAGCGGGATATTCATTTGCTCGAAAGCTCGATTCGAGCTTTCTTTCTCCATGGGATCGAGAGCTTGGCCAGATGGCATGGCTGCGTGCGGTGGGTTCTCTGCCGCTTTCCAGGAAGCGCCCCATGTGCCTGCACATTCTCGCGCACGGGTTACAGGTAAAGGAGGGTGGCGCCGTGTCGGCCGGGGCCCCGACGATGTGCATCCAGGGACCACCATGCAAGCTTCTTAATTTTAGGGATGTCATGCCTCTCTGTACGTAGATCTCTTTCGTGCATTGCACTCGGACAGTGTATAGTGCATGATGCATGTAGACAGGATGCACGCATCCTCTTATCGAGTTGTAATGCACAAGGTGCAAGGAGCAAGAGTTTTGTTCCCGAGATCGCGGACACAAGGTATCCAAAACTAGAGCTGCGCATCCTTGAAGGCCTAATTATGTATGCAAGTGAAGCTCGAGCCTCGTGAGCGGCTCGAGATCGACAAATTTTTCAGCTTGACTCGTGATCGTTTTGAAAAGAAATGAGCCAATTGTGAGTGCTTTATATAGCTCGATTGAAAACTGAGCTGACTTTGAGCCGAAATTCGATAGCTCGAAaacatatttttgtgtataacaaTTATGTTATATATTACAAATAAGGGTGTGACTAGTTCTTAGTCGGCTAAAAATTAACTTAGCTTTAAATTAGTTGTAACCCATGTTGCAACGCATGACTAGCATGAATCACGCAACgtaaaaaaaacttagttgcaagaaaaaactcagttgcaacacCACTTGCAATTCATATGCATGAGTCATGATGCAATCTAACGGTGTGGGACTTGACAGAGCAATAACAACTAGCAAAACCCTTCAAATAAGGTAGTACTCCAAACCGTGTGAACTTTCACTAAAGAATTTTCTGGAAGTCAAGCTGTGTGAAGTTTGACTAAAGTTTGtacaaaaaaatattaacatctagAATACCAAATCAATACCATCAGATTCATCATGAAGTATATTTTAATATGATACACATTTGGTAGTGAAAATATATAATTTTCTCAATAAATTTGATCCAAGTTAGTGAAGTTTGACTTCTCGGAAATGAATGTGCACTATATTATGGCATGGGTGGAGTATACATTATCATCTGTTATGATGTGGATGAGGGACGAGATTAGATAAAGAAAATCCGAAAGGTTAgtttattccttctatatattgtGGATGGGGATTTTCTTCTTCTATATGCAAAATATTGATAAAATAAATCATGTTTTGTATAGCCCAAAACTGGCTCGAGATCGGCAACTAATTATGAACTAGATTTTATAGCTCGACCATTAGCTCGACGCAATCCAAGCTCACTCAAATTTTAGTATGAGTTGAGCTGAGCCCAGCCTAGTTTAATTCGCTCGAAGCTCTATCCCCAACCATGATAGGTCCATTGGTCGACCTGAACACCTCTCTAACCTAGGCGTAGCGCAAACAATGGTTGTTGGTTCGGTCCATTGGCAGCTCGATCTAGTCCAAAAGCTAGCTCAAGCTTCTCCCCATGTCGAAGTCTCCGTTCGTGCTCTACCCTACCCAAAATCTCAACGTCCTGCTCAGACCCCACGCAGCACCGAGTCAGCATGTTTCATTCATGCCTCACCTAACGCAGCGCGTAACCGTCGACGCTCGCGCGGGGGGTACGTACGTGTCCACCCGGTTGCGGTGCTCCGCCTCCGGCACGGCGGCATGGGCGCCGTGCCGTCCCTGTCTCCCGGATTTAAACCGGCAACCGCGGGGGCGTTGGGAGGTCGGCCGCCGCGGCGTTTCCCGATTCTGCCAAGGGTTGGTTGCGCGACGCCCTTCGTGTTGCTTGCTGCGTCGGCCGCGTTGTCACATGGACAGCCCGCCGCTACCTACTCAGAAGCAGATTTTGAGGTTTCAGGTGGGGCTCGCCGTCGCTTCAGTACTGCCTGGATCGATCACCGTATCTCCGCCGCGGAGTACGTGTCGAAGCCGAGACGGAGGTGTGGCCGCTCGAGAAAGGGAGATCTCGAGACGAGATCGTTTTCAGTCCAGACCATGCTGTCTTTCTGAAAAGAGGGGAAATGGCACAGCGAAATAAGCTTGATCCTGCCTGCCATTGATACTCCTGCTCAGCTGCACATAACATGTAGACGGAACTGTGATGTGTTGGCGTGGTTCATGAATATGGGCCGGCCCTAACCCACCGGGCCAATTATAAAATCTATTCGATTTTGAGCCCAAGGAGTGCAAAGCCACTGTTACCTTCGATCGATCTGCATACAAATAAAATCAAGAAGGGAACGCAACGCACGGACATATTTTTCATACTAGTGACATTTATGACTTTGACACAACCAAGAAACGAGTTTAATAAAGAAGTTACTAGAAATGAATCCATTGAAAACACCTTGTACACTCTAGAATTCAGTTTACCTACACGTAGAATAAACATAGGACATACTCGATCGTCTATTTGTATTTAATTATACCCTGACAACCATGTAACTCTTAAAACCACTATGGACGTATTTCTTATTTCTTAGATAGAACTAGATCTCTCTGCTAACATATTTAAGATCATGGGTATGAAAACAAACACATATGCATTGTGGTTCATTTCAGGCGCGCGTGATGTTGCCTTATTTTCCCAAATCAAGAATTATTTGATTGAATGAAACTCTTTTCGAGAGAGTTTATCATCAGGACTATGATATACATAACTTCCTCACAAAATACCTGTAAAATTTGATATAATTACATTCATAtatcataatcattatatttagcACAAACATCATGTCTCCAATTTTTTGGAATAAACAAGTTAAGGTCTTATGTCAACTTGACTGGTTACAAATAAGAAAGttcaatataaataaataaaaatggttAGAAGTGATTATTTTCTTGCTATATACTCGAATTGTAATATTCTCCACTCAAGTGAAAGGTCAACCAAAATCCAGCATCCAGCAGTGTGGTGGCAAGAATTGCGAGATGGCAAGAATTTCTCTTAGTGGAAAAAATTCCAGCGTAGTCAACAAACGTCAAGATGGCGGTAATGTCGTGAACGGACATAAACTGTTGGAGATagttttatatgtcaaatattaaTGATTAGTTTTGTGGTACGCTATACCTGTATTaagcggaaacattaatacacacGTGTagtattgtaaataaacaaggagtccctagttagCACACAAGTGCATGATTAGTTCATCATGGTCAATCGTTGATAGAGGTTTTCCCGATCATGGACATACACGTCATTGACAATTAGACCATATCGATTGGATGAAAGATATGATGGACATACCCAAAACATAAGTATTGTAACATGATCAAGTCACATTGAACTTCAATGTTACGATGTTTATtagtgcatagtaacttaatccttagaCAGTGAGATCACATCTAATCGTCATCACTAGAGACTGCCTTGGTTGCATCAACCGTCACACCGTGACAGAGTGACCATAAAGGTGTAGTTAGGTATTCCAGTGGGATGATTGAGGCGTATGGATAAAGAGCGGGATTTGTTTATCCACATTACAGAAAGATACATAAGGGCCCACTAGGTGAGATTACATCCATAAATCTGCATAGCGTGTGACTAGGTCATGTGGATGGAATTGCACACGAACGAGTTGAAATAGCCATGTCGGAAACGAGACCGAACTAGGTATTGGGATTCCGATGATCATGTCTTAGACGAGTGCCGGTATTGAATGAACATAAGGAATAAGACTCAATGCAATGGTTCAAACGACGGTTACATCTTCGTGGaatgcatagacatcaccattgtTATCCAGACCCCCTAGTGATCATATTGAACGGTGgcatcgtctcagatggtttgcatcttcccaatgcaattttCTCGATGCAATTTTCATTAActaaagaattaaagaggagagagataTCGGTTTacatcttcccaatgcaattttCCCTCCACATGATAATCTGACACGGAAAACCCGCACATACACTTATTTGTGAGCGGAGGGAGTAGTCCAtagaggattgtcattaatttATAAAAACAATCTTAGGGTTAACAATGTACCCTTACATAGGATCACCCACTTAAAGGTTTAGTGACATTCAGAATGTGAGCGCGATAGAAAAAAATGAAgaaagtggttttgaaagttgTTCAGAGAGTCTTGAATTATTCTAGATGCGTACGAAATATGACCGAGAGGGTCCGAAATTATTACAGATGCAAGGTATCACAAGATTATAAAAACATCCCAAAAGGTATGGAATGTTGCGTGAAAGATTCAGAAGGATCTGCAAGTTAATCTTTAGAGGAGATGAACTTGATTTGAAGAAGCTTCTGAGCAACCAACGGAGGATTGTTTTCATAATCCAAAATTTATTTGTTCAACAAGCTAGGGGTTCATATCAACATGTTTGGATCAGAGACACAATGTAGATGATCAATAACTTCTCTCGAATTTTACTATCGGTGTAACCACATATATCCGAACACATAGGATCGCACACTTAAAGGCTAAGCGACATTTAAAATATGAATATGATAGAAAAAATGAATAAAGTGGTTCTGAAATTTGTTTGCGGAGTCTCCTATTATTTAAGAGGTGTCCAGAATGAATGTGAGTGTCCGAAATGGGAATGTGCGTTTATGGAAGACATCGGAAGGTGATACAAACATCCCGGAAGGACTGAAACATTCCAGAAAAGGTTAGGAAGGGACCGGAAGGCCAAACCCGAAGAGGCCCGCCAATGGAAGAAAGAGTCCATGTAGCTTTGGTGGCATTTGCtaattcatattacatgctttaatGAATTTAGCCAGCTCATTTCTATATCTAAGCATATACAGACTGTTTCGGCCTAAGCTTTAGCTGTGGAGGCCCTCGATCGTGGACATGTTTTCTTAGAGAAATGCTGAAAGAGAGGAGCTGCACCAATAAGCAGTTGAACAAACACACTTCGTGATTTTTGCACTGAACTAGTGCACACCACATGTATATGATGCCACTTTTGCCGTGGCGGTGCAACATATGCTTCTCAAACATCAAGAATATCAAGCCCTAAATTAAATTTCTGCTAGTACGTACCACCATGTACATACCTACCGGACTTGCTCCAATGCCAAAAACGACAAGCAATCCACCCGGAAATTAACCTACTGTACCACCTATGCACAGGCGCACCTATGCACAACAGATCAATCAGACCACACGACACGAGGCCCAACCCGAACGAACACATTGTGTTTCTGGTCAATGGGATCACCGCAGCTGCGCGTGCGCGATGGCCTGCTCGAGCTGTTGCAGGGCCGCCTGGTAGCCGACGAAGCCCATGAACCAGAACTCGAAACCGTCCTCCGTCACCAGCTGCACGTACTTCTGCTCCGGCCGGTGCTTGTTCTCGCTCGGTTTCGCCGTCTTCACCTTCGTCAGCGGGACGGACACCTTGTAGGGCACCCGCACCGTGTCGCCCTTGGGGGAGGTCAGCGCCAGCGGCCGGTCGCTGCGGAAGGCCACCCTCTCCGTCGACACGAAGAGCATCCCGGCGATCGGGCCGGCCGTGGTGGACAGGTAGCACTGCGAGGCCTTGAGGAGCTTCTCGCCCTCCTCGACGGCGAACCACCGCCGGAAGACGTTCTCCACGCCGCCCGCGTGGAGGACTCTCGTAGCCAGCGACAGCTTGCCTCTTATTGTATCGTACAGCTTTGGGCCTAGAGTCACTGCAGAAAGGAAGACATGTTCAGTGTTTGGTTCGTAACTGGAGCTAGCAGGCAAGACTAGAAAGATTGTTTGATCCAGACGGATTGAAGAAGGAACTCACCATGTTCTTTGATGCCTTTAGCGAACTTGTCCCCCGCCCTGCCCGATTTGCCGCTGGCACGCGTGTTTGCCGTCGAATACTTTGCGTTGCCATGGCAAGTAGCCCCTTTGCTTGGGAATTCCGGCTCCTCGATACCGAAAGCCCTGTTGCTCACTGGGATCCCGATCACATGGTCGCACCGCCCTGCCTTCTCCATTTGCTCTTGGGAATGAGGAACTCAAGACCTCCTTTAAATTTTCTCGTAAGAAAGAGAATGACTTTGCGCTGCTCCCTTCCTTTCCGCCTTAGTATCCGGCCTCTGTCTGAGGTTGCTGGTGACTTGCTGGTGCGTGTGTTTGTTGGTTGTTGCTCGAGCTCGGTGCTCTAAATGGGAAGGAGGGGGTGCCTTTTATAAGCTTTGGAGCCGCGGCCTGTAAAACCTCTCTTCTCAACCGACGATTCAAAATCCGGGTGGTGCCTATCCATCCAAATTAGCTTTTGAATGGAACAGTCATCATCGCCCACATGGATTCTGGATAAAATAGGTCCTTCCTATGCGTTGTGCTGCATGTGCAAGGGGCCACTGCGAAAACTTTTGTGCGTCTCACGAGTGACATCTAGTCATCGACCATGCTTGGACCATGATCCCTCGGCCCAACCAGCGGCTACATGCACGCATGCAATTGGAGGATCTGGTGAAGAAAAATCAGGCAGGCAAAAAAGTCTCGGTAACTTTGTCGCCGGCGAGTCGCCGATCTATCTCTGTTTGCGCAAAGGTGCAACACAAACCGGATTTCCACTTTCTTCAACCTCGATTAATTAACACATCTCCATCGGGCCGACCTATTTTAGATATAAATTGTGTCTTTTCTTTGTCCGTTTGAGACGGCCCGCGGATAAAAATTAGGTCGTGTTCTCCTTCTTGTTTGGTCGGGAGCAGATTTCACGTCCGGATCCAAAATTTCTCGTACTATTTGATACATTTAAAACTTACTTTCCATAGGGTAAAGGAAATAAATAAAAATgacataaaaagaaactaaagagATAGAAATCTTGGTCCTATCTGGGGTTTTCGTCGACGCGCCACCTAGTCGTTGTTGGTGAGGTCAACGAAACCTAGGTGCCGGAGCTGGGGCCACTGCCGCTAGAGGGGTTGTGCAGGCGCAGGAAACGTTGGAGGGACCGGCGTTGGCACATGCAAGTAGTCCCATGCCAACATTGGAGGGTCCGACGATGGAGTTGCTAGTGTAGATGCAGCCAGACGTTGTGGAGTCCCCGACGCGTGGCAGGGCGTCCCTGCATCGTGGAGTTATTGCTAGGCGGGCCCGGTGAGAAAGCGGGTGGACACACGGGCGGTGCACGAAGCGTCTACACGGACGTATTCCAAGCTCAAATTTAGGTTTGGAATTGGCCCATCTGCATAGATCGGTTCATTTGCATCGGGTTGCTAGGTTATATTCTTAGTGTTCTCTTATCCAGACCGCCACACGGACCATGCCTTTAGACTTCTGCAACGTGTTAGTATTCAAAGCCAAAGCTTGGAGCAGATGCAATGCCCTCAAGCCACGAGAAACCGCACGTTGCCATACTTTCCCCGTGAGCTCGCTAGCCGAttcgacgatggcgatggcgtggcAATGTAGTGGATAAATAGAGCAGCCCCTTTATGTAGGAAGTAGTACTGGATTAGCACGAAGAAGGAAGAAGGTTCGAGCTCGCATGGAATGGAATCCACCGTCACACGTTCGGTCACTgtgttctcttttctttttccctcTCGGCGACTCCAAGCTAGCTTTCGCCTCCGCTAGCTAGCTTTTCCACGGTGGCCTGAGTCAGCGTCGCGTCCGACTCCGCGCCGAGTCAGCCAACCATCTCGGCCTCGTGGGTTCGGTGGCCAGCCAGATGGCTCCCGAATTCCCGATCCACCAGCGCAGCTGTCATTTCCTACCGGAC includes these proteins:
- the LOC124677330 gene encoding GEM-like protein 7 encodes the protein MKSSSGGHVVGVPVTSKAYGIEEKVPAKDHLAVSLTHPSPYTSFGYKHSSKGQVVHWVSNLSRRAQGFREHVTLGPKISETVKGKLSLGAKILRAGGVDRVFRKAFPADKGERLVKALQCYLYTTGGPIAGMLFVSTRKVAFRSDRPVAVTSPTGDVARVSYKVVVPLKRIGKVRPSENLERPDEKYIHVSTVDGFEFWFMGFVSYQRSFKCMQQLICSDLQ
- the LOC124675219 gene encoding putative GEM-like protein 8, producing MEKAGRCDHVIGIPVSNRAFGIEEPEFPSKGATCHGNAKYSTANTRASGKSGRAGDKFAKGIKEHVTLGPKLYDTIRGKLSLATRVLHAGGVENVFRRWFAVEEGEKLLKASQCYLSTTAGPIAGMLFVSTERVAFRSDRPLALTSPKGDTVRVPYKVSVPLTKVKTAKPSENKHRPEQKYVQLVTEDGFEFWFMGFVGYQAALQQLEQAIAHAQLR